The Metabacillus sediminilitoris genome window below encodes:
- the thiC gene encoding phosphomethylpyrimidine synthase ThiC produces MRRSIMKINIKQPFPGSKKVYVQGSTPDVKVPVRQISQSPTKNTYGEETNPPIRVYDTSGPYTDVTAEIDIRKGLPRIREKWILARNDVERYEGRTVKPEDNGYKLTKKQTNLEVFPSQHIKPIVAKEGKSVTQLHYARKGIITPEMEFIAIRESMEPEFVRQEVAAGRAIIPANINHPESEPMIIGKNFHVKINANIGNSAVSSSIEEEVEKMTWATRWGADNIMDLSTGKDIHTTREWIIRNSPVPVGTVPIYQALEKVNGIAEDLTWEVYRDTLIEQAEQGVDYFTIHAGVLLRYIPLTAKRTTGIVSRGGSILAQWCLAHHKENFLYTHFNEICEILTKYDISISLGDGLRPGSIADANDEAQFAELETLGELTEIAWKYDVQVMIEGPGHVPMHLIKENVDKQQEICKEAPFYTLGPLTTDIAPGYDHITSAIGAAMIGWFGTAMLCYVTPKEHLGLPNKDDVREGVIAYKIAAHAADLAKGHPGAQNRDDALSKARFEFRWHDQFNLSLDPEKALEYHDETLPAEGAKTAHFCSMCGPKFCSMRISQDIRQMATNGNFSEQEMLENGLKEKAKEFIDGGSVIYK; encoded by the coding sequence ATGAGGAGGAGTATCATGAAAATTAATATCAAACAGCCATTTCCAGGAAGTAAAAAGGTTTATGTTCAAGGAAGTACCCCTGATGTTAAAGTACCAGTAAGGCAAATTTCTCAAAGTCCAACAAAAAATACATATGGTGAGGAAACAAATCCACCTATAAGAGTATACGATACAAGCGGGCCTTATACTGATGTAACCGCTGAAATTGATATTCGAAAAGGGCTGCCAAGAATAAGAGAGAAATGGATTTTAGCTCGAAACGATGTGGAACGATATGAAGGTCGTACTGTAAAGCCTGAAGATAATGGCTATAAATTGACGAAGAAGCAAACAAATTTAGAAGTATTTCCATCACAACATATAAAACCAATAGTGGCCAAAGAAGGAAAAAGCGTCACACAGCTTCACTATGCTCGTAAAGGAATCATCACTCCTGAGATGGAATTTATTGCGATTAGAGAGTCTATGGAACCTGAATTTGTTCGCCAAGAGGTAGCTGCAGGACGTGCCATTATCCCTGCTAATATCAATCATCCAGAAAGTGAACCAATGATTATCGGAAAGAATTTTCATGTAAAGATCAACGCAAATATCGGAAATTCCGCTGTTTCCTCATCGATTGAAGAAGAAGTGGAAAAGATGACATGGGCAACTCGCTGGGGTGCTGATAATATTATGGACTTATCGACTGGTAAGGACATACACACAACGAGAGAATGGATCATTCGTAACTCTCCTGTTCCTGTAGGGACGGTACCTATTTACCAGGCTTTAGAAAAAGTGAACGGTATTGCTGAAGATTTAACATGGGAAGTATATCGAGACACACTAATTGAACAAGCTGAACAAGGTGTTGATTATTTTACTATTCATGCTGGCGTGCTGCTTCGATATATACCACTTACAGCAAAACGTACAACAGGAATTGTATCACGAGGCGGTTCTATTTTAGCACAATGGTGCCTTGCTCATCATAAGGAGAACTTTCTCTACACACATTTCAATGAAATTTGTGAGATTTTAACGAAATATGATATTTCTATCTCACTTGGTGATGGGTTAAGACCTGGTTCTATTGCCGATGCCAATGATGAAGCACAATTTGCTGAACTAGAAACACTAGGTGAATTAACAGAAATTGCTTGGAAATATGATGTTCAAGTCATGATAGAAGGCCCTGGTCATGTACCGATGCATTTAATAAAGGAAAACGTCGATAAACAGCAGGAAATCTGTAAGGAAGCACCCTTTTATACATTAGGTCCATTAACAACAGATATTGCACCAGGCTATGATCATATAACATCTGCAATTGGTGCAGCGATGATCGGTTGGTTTGGCACAGCGATGCTTTGCTATGTTACACCTAAAGAACATCTTGGCTTACCAAATAAAGATGATGTACGCGAAGGTGTTATTGCGTATAAAATTGCTGCACATGCGGCTGACTTAGCAAAAGGACATCCAGGCGCACAAAATCGTGATGATGCCCTTTCAAAAGCAAGATTTGAATTCAGATGGCATGATCAATTCAATCTTTCCCTGGATCCAGAAAAAGCTCTTGAATATCATGATGAAACATTACCTGCTGAAGGAGCAAAAACAGCCCATTTCTGTTCAATGTGCGGGCCAAAATTCTGTTCAATGAGAATTTCTCAAGATATTCGACAAATGGCAACGAACGGCAATTTTTCCGAACAAGAAATGCTAGAAAATGGCTTAAAGGAAAAAGCAAAGGAATTTATTGACGGCGGATCTGTTATCTACAAATAA
- a CDS encoding nucleotidyltransferase domain-containing protein — protein MQDEILHSLRRIEEEEKIQIHFACESGSRVWGTQAAASDFDVRFIYSHKINWYLQIYEGRDVIETSYHPKVDLVGWDLKKSLRLLQKSNPTLLEWINSPITYIRNDPFITELKKLAMLSFSPTPTGFHYLNMAKKNNQLLQKNQDFTTKRYLNILRPLFTCLWILEYKEMPFIEDVSSLFHHFLQDQAILKHVDDLIQAKKEGQTLFHSELINLYIEKTIPFIEEKVKKLKHQNVDMTNDLNQFFLKTLNNPTGNHH, from the coding sequence ATGCAAGATGAGATTTTACATTCATTAAGAAGGATTGAAGAAGAAGAAAAGATTCAAATTCACTTTGCATGTGAATCTGGAAGTCGTGTATGGGGCACCCAAGCAGCTGCTAGTGATTTCGATGTTCGGTTTATTTATAGTCACAAAATAAATTGGTATTTACAAATTTATGAAGGCCGTGATGTAATCGAAACGTCATATCATCCAAAAGTTGATCTAGTTGGCTGGGATTTAAAAAAATCATTAAGACTTTTGCAAAAATCGAATCCAACACTTCTTGAATGGATCAATTCACCCATCACATATATAAGGAATGATCCTTTCATCACTGAATTAAAAAAGCTGGCAATGCTGTCATTTTCACCCACTCCCACAGGCTTTCATTATTTAAATATGGCTAAGAAAAATAATCAACTCTTACAAAAGAATCAGGATTTCACCACAAAACGTTATTTAAATATATTGAGACCTTTATTCACATGTTTATGGATCTTAGAGTATAAAGAAATGCCTTTTATTGAAGATGTTTCTTCCCTATTTCATCATTTTTTACAAGATCAAGCTATCCTTAAACATGTTGATGATTTAATACAGGCTAAAAAAGAAGGACAGACTCTATTTCATTCTGAATTAATTAATCTTTACATAGAAAAAACGATTCCGTTTATTGAAGAAAAGGTAAAAAAATTAAAACATCAAAACGTAGACATGACAAACGATTTAAATCAATTTTTTCTTAAAACACTAAACAATCCAACAGGCAATCATCATTAA
- a CDS encoding YmaF family protein codes for MNLLIGAVKPHHTHYYLLKSSDAKGHYHVVKGIVRVINGNRLDRHIHMFRGITTLDNRHYHRFYGKTGPAIPLEGGGHYHLIDERTFYNYDEPLEAQFGGVIYGEHDRPKHEHRFSGKTIDIIGYDPFFKSFL; via the coding sequence ATGAATCTATTAATAGGTGCTGTTAAACCACATCATACGCATTATTATTTATTGAAATCTTCGGATGCAAAAGGTCATTATCATGTTGTGAAGGGTATTGTAAGAGTAATCAATGGGAATCGTTTAGATCGCCATATTCACATGTTTAGAGGCATTACTACTCTTGATAACCGCCATTATCATCGTTTTTATGGAAAAACAGGTCCTGCTATTCCTTTGGAAGGTGGAGGGCATTATCATTTGATAGATGAGAGGACATTTTATAATTATGATGAACCGCTCGAGGCACAATTCGGCGGAGTGATTTACGGAGAGCATGATCGGCCAAAACATGAACATCGATTTAGCGGCAAAACAATTGATATAATAGGGTATGACCCATTTTTTAAATCATTTTTATAA
- a CDS encoding MOSC domain-containing protein, translated as MTAKIIWLSKGTPKTLSYNGTEYRSGISKKQVDKLEVLSHRVDGDDVENHEFHGGSERVICVYPYEHYAHWEKLYGRSLPNAAFGENLTPTAMEEKDVCIGDVFQIGTAILQVSQGRFPCSTINKHANINTLLSKIVEVGYTGYFFRVLQEGTITSDSAITLLKKHPKEISIAAIHHTYFFNKKDLSQIESILSIDELALEWKERMLKLYNQAKQ; from the coding sequence ATGACAGCAAAAATTATATGGTTAAGTAAAGGGACGCCAAAAACACTCTCCTATAACGGAACAGAGTACCGTTCTGGAATTTCAAAAAAACAAGTTGATAAACTAGAGGTTTTATCTCATCGTGTTGATGGTGATGATGTTGAAAATCATGAGTTTCATGGCGGAAGCGAAAGAGTTATATGTGTTTATCCATATGAACACTATGCACATTGGGAAAAGCTTTATGGAAGAAGTCTACCAAATGCTGCATTTGGCGAGAATCTTACACCAACCGCAATGGAAGAAAAAGATGTCTGTATTGGCGATGTGTTTCAAATTGGTACAGCAATTTTACAAGTATCACAAGGCAGGTTTCCATGTTCAACGATTAATAAACATGCAAACATTAACACACTATTAAGTAAAATTGTTGAAGTGGGTTATACTGGATATTTCTTTCGCGTATTACAGGAAGGCACAATTACTTCAGATTCTGCAATAACATTACTTAAAAAGCATCCTAAAGAAATTTCGATTGCAGCCATTCATCATACATACTTTTTTAATAAAAAGGATCTTTCCCAAATAGAATCCATTCTCTCGATCGATGAACTTGCTTTAGAATGGAAAGAAAGAATGTTAAAGCTTTATAATCAGGCAAAACAATGA
- a CDS encoding MarR family winged helix-turn-helix transcriptional regulator: MKSYTEEELQRALDLFRIFARAFKSISEHSIRDSKEHGFNPTEFAVLELLYTKGPQKLQQIGSRLLLVSGNVTYVIDKLEKNEFIYREQDPKDKRSIYAKLTDKGHAYLEEIYPIHAIRIARAFSGLSTEEQNELKALLKKAGVHSQHLLFR; this comes from the coding sequence ATGAAATCATACACTGAAGAAGAGTTACAAAGAGCATTAGATTTGTTTCGAATATTTGCAAGAGCATTTAAAAGTATTTCCGAGCATTCAATAAGAGATAGTAAAGAACATGGGTTTAACCCTACAGAATTTGCTGTATTAGAACTGCTGTACACGAAAGGTCCACAAAAATTGCAACAAATTGGATCAAGATTGCTATTAGTAAGCGGTAATGTTACATATGTCATTGATAAGCTAGAAAAAAATGAATTTATTTATCGTGAACAAGATCCAAAAGATAAGCGTTCCATTTATGCTAAATTAACAGACAAAGGACATGCTTACCTTGAGGAAATCTATCCAATTCATGCAATCCGCATTGCCCGTGCTTTTTCAGGTCTATCAACAGAAGAACAGAATGAATTGAAAGCGCTATTAAAAAAAGCGGGCGTTCATAGCCAGCATTTGTTATTTCGATAA
- a CDS encoding MerR family transcriptional regulator — protein sequence MNPQDRTYKDKKVISIGTVSELTGLTLRQIRYYEERKLISPYRNERGTRKYSFTDIETLMDIADKREDGVQTTEILREMRLKEKKRESEKDLKKRMLQGQLNAQFKLGRGN from the coding sequence ATGAATCCGCAGGACCGCACTTATAAGGATAAGAAAGTGATCTCAATTGGAACCGTCAGTGAGTTAACTGGATTAACCTTAAGGCAAATTCGTTATTATGAAGAAAGAAAATTAATATCTCCATATCGTAATGAGCGCGGTACAAGGAAATATTCGTTTACTGATATTGAGACATTAATGGATATAGCAGATAAACGAGAGGACGGCGTGCAAACGACTGAAATTTTAAGAGAAATGAGATTAAAAGAAAAGAAGCGTGAAAGTGAAAAAGATCTTAAGAAAAGAATGCTTCAAGGACAATTAAATGCACAATTTAAATTAGGTCGTGGAAATTAG
- a CDS encoding processed acidic surface protein — MKKAFLISIVLLFFVQQTSFAAPPQNELDQLLSELDWTMNDLTDYLGYYELTIDDFETIEDLKDMLGTPITNENLADLLLQYELTRPEMDTILAEFGETLDDYYFIEDLDIALSFYLGHDEEMAELEEFMALIGLTDAEVDSLFTHFMELDQEPLEQQMEGIITRLDPFLMIDETTELTEAQQDELVSVLQDMMGILKLEPQFYLVNRSGVETPVTFKELINMEELYGNVLLIQLYHTNGGLILDMQMSEEMLMSDFLFQSGKEFAEVGDLAGELTTLFHNKLPNTASTLWANMLFGLLLIGLGIIVFMFSKRIHKVT, encoded by the coding sequence ATGAAAAAAGCATTTTTAATAAGTATTGTCCTTTTGTTCTTTGTTCAGCAGACATCTTTTGCTGCTCCGCCACAAAATGAACTAGATCAATTGTTATCTGAATTAGACTGGACGATGAATGATCTGACAGACTATCTAGGTTATTATGAGCTTACAATTGATGATTTTGAAACAATAGAAGATCTAAAAGATATGCTTGGTACACCTATAACAAATGAGAATTTAGCTGATTTACTTCTCCAATATGAATTAACAAGACCTGAGATGGACACGATTTTAGCAGAGTTTGGAGAAACTTTGGATGACTATTATTTTATTGAAGATCTTGATATCGCCCTCAGCTTTTATTTAGGCCATGACGAAGAAATGGCTGAACTTGAAGAATTTATGGCGCTTATCGGGCTAACTGATGCAGAAGTAGATTCATTATTTACTCATTTTATGGAGCTTGATCAAGAACCTCTCGAACAACAAATGGAAGGAATCATAACTCGATTAGATCCATTTCTAATGATTGATGAAACAACAGAACTTACAGAAGCACAACAAGATGAATTAGTCTCCGTTTTACAAGATATGATGGGCATTTTAAAGCTGGAACCTCAATTTTATTTGGTTAATCGAAGCGGTGTTGAAACTCCTGTAACATTTAAAGAACTCATCAATATGGAAGAATTATATGGAAATGTTCTATTAATCCAACTATATCATACAAACGGCGGTCTTATTTTGGATATGCAGATGTCAGAGGAAATGCTTATGTCTGATTTTCTCTTCCAATCAGGAAAGGAATTTGCTGAAGTTGGAGATTTAGCTGGTGAGCTTACAACCCTATTCCATAACAAATTGCCAAACACTGCTTCAACATTATGGGCAAATATGTTATTTGGACTTTTATTAATCGGCCTCGGTATAATTGTATTTATGTTTTCAAAAAGAATTCACAAGGTTACTTAA
- a CDS encoding Fur-regulated basic protein FbpA, producing MSKMLQNALIEQRNYYSEKLLAIGVYNKEVMKNMTLTELKNEYNYFYHNDPQVKRKGAKSFEM from the coding sequence ATGAGCAAAATGCTACAAAATGCACTTATAGAGCAAAGGAATTATTATTCTGAAAAATTACTGGCAATAGGTGTATATAATAAAGAAGTCATGAAGAATATGACCTTAACAGAATTAAAAAATGAATACAATTACTTTTATCATAATGATCCGCAAGTTAAGAGAAAAGGTGCTAAATCATTTGAAATGTAA